One Benincasa hispida cultivar B227 chromosome 5, ASM972705v1, whole genome shotgun sequence genomic window carries:
- the LOC120078470 gene encoding acetylserotonin O-methyltransferase-like encodes MDFAFKESIPKKEEEDEQARVQIWNYIFGFVEIAIVKCAIELKIADTIETHGSSMTLSQLSLALNCSSSLLYRILRFLVNRGIFKQEITEENLTSYSQTPLSRLLASSNNNSMVPLVLLESSPVMLAPWHRLSDRIKANEGTPFEAAHGKDLWSFAAADPIHNTIINEAMSCTARVLTVPAILEDCPEIFEGIGSLVDVGGGNGTCLSMIVKACPWIKGINLDLPHVISSSQEYTGVQHVSGSMLDSIPKADAAFFMWVLHDWDDETCIKILKNCRDAIPEKTGKVIIVEAVIEEKEENNLSDVGLMLDMVMMAHTNNGKERTAKEWGYVLHQAGFTRYTITPIRAVQSVIQGFL; translated from the exons ATGGACTTTGCTTTCAAAGAATCCATAccaaagaaggaagaagaagatgaacaagcTCGTGTTCAAATTTGGAACTACATATTTGGTTTCGTGGAAATAGCAATTGTAAAATGCGCCATAGAACTCAAAATTGCTGATACAATCGAAACCCATGGAAGCTCCATGACACTCTCCCAATTATCCTTAGCTTTAAATTGTTCTTCCTCACTCCTATATCGCATCTTAAGATTCTTAGTCAATCGTGGAATATTCAAACAAGAAATCACTGAAGAAAATCTCACAAGCTATAGCCAAACACCTTTGTCTAGGCTGCTTGCAAGTAGCAACAACAACAGTATGGTTCCACTTGTTTTATTGGAGAGCAGCCCAGTGATGTTGGCGCCATGGCATAGACTCAGCGATCGGATTAAAGCCAATGAAGGAACCCCATTTGAGGCAGCTCATGGCAAAGATTTGTGGAGCTTTGCAGCAGCTGACCCAATACACAACACTATAATCAATGAAGCCATGTCATGTACTGCAAGGGTTCTTACAGTGCCTGCAATACTTGAAGATTGTCCAGAGATTTTTGAAGGAATTGGAAGTTTAGTGGATGTGGGAGGAGGAAATGGAACTTGCTTGAGCATGATAGTCAAAGCTTGCCCTTGGATTAAAGGCATCAACTTAGACCTTCCTCATgtcatttcttcttcacaagAATACACTGGTGTACAACATGTTAGTGGGAGTATGCTTGATTCCATTCCCAAGGCTGATGCTGCTTTCTTCATG TGGGTTCTACATGACTGGGATGATGAGACATGCATCAAGATTTTGAAGAATTGTAGAGATGCAATTCCAGAAAAGACAGGAAAAGTAATAATTGTAGAAGCAGTTAtcgaagaaaaagaagaaaataatctATCGGATGTTGGATTAATGCTAGATATGGTGATGATGGCTCATACCAACAATGGAAAAGAAAGAACAGCTAAGGAATGGGGTTATGTTCTTCACCAAGCTGGTTTTACTCGATACACCATCACACCCATTCGAGCTGTCCAATCTGTAATTCAAGGTTTCCTTTGA